The bacterium genomic sequence GGCCGCTCTTCAGGGACTGATCCAGCACCCAGTCCAGCCACATCCGGTGGCGCAGGACCCCGGCGGTCAGTTCGTGGGCCAGGGCCTTGTCCGGCAGGGAAAGGCCGCTCTCCTTCAAATTCTTCTTAAGGACCTGGTCGTAATAGGCTCCGTCGGTGCCGGCCTTGGATAGGGTCTTTAGCGCTAATTCCCGTGCTTCCACTTTACCTCCCGTCCCAGCAGCACCGAAAGCCCCAGGGCCACCTGATCCATGTCCACCAGGGTGTTGCGGCAGGGGCCGTGCGGCCGCTGGTTCAAAATGCCGTAGACCGGGATGGGATAGGCGTCGTGGATGCCCGAGACCAGGTCCCGCTCGCAGGCCACCGCCAGGATGGAGGTGGGCTTCAGCTCCACTATCACCCGGCGGGCCAGGGTGCCGCCGGTGGCCACCGAGATCTGGACCCCGGTCTCATCGGCGATGGCGGCCAGCCCGGCCAGGGGGCATTTCCCGCAGCGTTTGCAGTTCCTGATGTCGGAGGTCACCCGGTGGGGGCAGTCGGCCAGCTGCAGGCAGTGGGGCAGAAGGATCAGGATCCGGGCCGGGTCCAGCCGTTTGCCGGCGGCCCGCACCAGGGCATTGTTAAAGGCTACGAATGATTCCCCTATCCTCTCCCGGCCGATCCCCAGCAGATAGCCCAGCATCAGGTTCAGGGGATACAGCACCTTGACCGTCACCTGCTTCTTGCCGTGGGGAAACAGAAAATCCTTCTCGGTTAAGGCGGAGAGGAACAGCAGGAACAGCCCCCCTGTCACCACCAGCAGGAACAGCGCGGCGGCGATGGCGGCGGCATAGAACAGCCAGCCGCCCAAGTGCTGCAGCCTGGGCACTATCAGCCAGAAAAGCACGGCCACTCCGCCGATCAGGATCACCAGACTTAAGAGGGAGAGGCTGAGAAATATTTTTTTACTGATCTTCATGTTAACTTTTCGCCTGCCTCCAGCCTGTAGCCCCGCAGGAATTCCTGGCCGCTCATTTCCTTTTTCCCCTGGGGTTTCACTTTAAGCAGGACCAAGTACCCGTCACCGGTCCTTACCACCGGACCCTTGTTCTTTTCCAGCGATACTATTCTGCCCGGCAAAGATTCGTGAATTGTGAATTGTGAATCGATATTGGTCTGTGTTAGCAGTATCTCTAATCTTTTATCTTTGATCATGGTAAAAGCCCCGGGCCTGGGCGTCAGCCCCCGCACCAGATTTCTTATCTCTTCCGAAGACCTGGTCCAGTCTATGTGCCCGTCCTTAGATGTCAGCTTCGGGGCAAAAGTGACCAGCGCCTCATCCTGCTTTGTAAAAGCGGACCTTCCCACCTTCATGGCTTCCAAGCTTCGGACAATGAGATCCGCACCCAGCTTGGATGCTCTTTGTTCCAACTGCCCGGCGTTCTCGTCTTCGTTGACCGCCACTTCCTCCTGCAGGATGATGTCCCCGGCGTCCATCCGGCTGTTCATCAGGATGCTGGTGATGCCGGTCACCTTGTCGCCGTGAAGCAAAGCGTGGTTGATGGGCGC encodes the following:
- a CDS encoding DUF116 domain-containing protein, producing the protein MKISKKIFLSLSLLSLVILIGGVAVLFWLIVPRLQHLGGWLFYAAAIAAALFLLVVTGGLFLLFLSALTEKDFLFPHGKKQVTVKVLYPLNLMLGYLLGIGRERIGESFVAFNNALVRAAGKRLDPARILILLPHCLQLADCPHRVTSDIRNCKRCGKCPLAGLAAIADETGVQISVATGGTLARRVIVELKPTSILAVACERDLVSGIHDAYPIPVYGILNQRPHGPCRNTLVDMDQVALGLSVLLGREVKWKHGN
- the fmt gene encoding methionyl-tRNA formyltransferase; the encoded protein is MRIVFMGTPAFAVPTLEALHHKGHEILAVFAQPDRPAGRGRSIAFSPVKQKALELNLPVCQPATLKDSSTVDHLSNLQPDVLVVVAYGLLLPQNILDIPKHGAVNLHPSLLPKYRGAAPINHALLHGDKVTGITSILMNSRMDAGDIILQEEVAVNEDENAGQLEQRASKLGADLIVRSLEAMKVGRSAFTKQDEALVTFAPKLTSKDGHIDWTRSSEEIRNLVRGLTPRPGAFTMIKDKRLEILLTQTNIDSQFTIHESLPGRIVSLEKNKGPVVRTGDGYLVLLKVKPQGKKEMSGQEFLRGYRLEAGEKLT